One genomic segment of Vibrio agarivorans includes these proteins:
- a CDS encoding phosphotransferase family protein, producing MILDILKKHNVVSKDHATATPLTGGVSCEIYLVEDDKSCLVVKRALEKLKVEKEWFADTSRNLYEQRYLKYVGERFPQYVPKILHSFERERLFTMEYFPERFKDWKKELMQGEVRERVAQRIGEALGQIHAVSWHDKQVEAQFDSDRNFYQLRLEPYFESMIGQHNDLKTQLQSLCLQVSTTKHCLVHGDFSPKNILVSEDEIKIVDCEVAWYGDPAFDVAFMLHHLLLKALHFNHRRYVQAAQTFLNTYQQVIGAERYTTVDESKVAKLTAAMMLARVDGKSPVEYLSSEEKSEVRSALKPMLKHQFTTIERLIETLDLRSDKR from the coding sequence ATGATTTTAGACATCTTGAAAAAGCATAATGTTGTCTCAAAAGATCATGCCACAGCCACCCCGCTTACTGGCGGGGTGAGCTGTGAGATCTATTTAGTTGAAGACGATAAAAGCTGTTTAGTCGTCAAGCGTGCACTGGAAAAGCTCAAAGTAGAAAAAGAGTGGTTTGCTGATACAAGCCGAAACCTATATGAGCAGCGTTATCTAAAGTATGTAGGAGAGCGTTTCCCTCAATACGTGCCGAAAATACTCCACTCTTTTGAACGCGAGCGCTTGTTTACGATGGAGTATTTTCCTGAGCGTTTCAAAGACTGGAAGAAAGAACTGATGCAGGGAGAGGTTCGTGAACGTGTCGCGCAACGTATCGGCGAAGCACTCGGTCAAATTCATGCTGTGAGTTGGCATGATAAACAAGTAGAGGCGCAATTTGATTCAGATAGAAACTTCTATCAACTCAGATTAGAACCGTATTTTGAATCGATGATAGGTCAGCATAATGATCTGAAAACGCAGCTGCAGTCTTTGTGTTTGCAAGTGAGCACCACTAAGCACTGCTTGGTACATGGTGATTTTAGCCCTAAGAATATTTTGGTGTCAGAAGATGAGATAAAAATCGTTGATTGCGAGGTGGCTTGGTATGGCGATCCAGCCTTTGATGTTGCCTTTATGCTTCACCATTTGTTGCTTAAAGCGCTTCATTTCAACCATCGCCGGTATGTGCAGGCTGCTCAAACTTTCTTGAACACCTATCAGCAAGTAATAGGAGCTGAGCGTTATACAACCGTTGATGAGTCTAAAGTTGCAAAACTGACAGCGGCGATGATGCTGGCAAGAGTGGATGGTAAATCCCCCGTAGAGTATCTCTCTTCGGAAGAAAAATCAGAAGTAAGGTCGGCACTAAAACCTATGCTTAAACATCAATTTACAACCATTGAACGTCTTATTGAAACGCTAGATTTAAGGAGTGATAAGCGATGA
- the eno gene encoding phosphopyruvate hydratase — translation MKIINVDAYQIFDSRGLPTVEAVVELDSGICGVGLVPSGASTGQFEALELRDGDASRFQGKSVYQAIANIKTELAPALAGKEVSQQAMLDQIMCEVDGTANKSRLGANAILAVSLAIADANAKAQGLPLFKTLAPTCSANLLPLPEIQLVGGGAHAQWRTDIQDFLIIVNGAKSYNETLEVTSNIYRTAEGMLKQRGLLAGAADEGGFWPTFDSHEAIFEFVVEAIQQAGYQPGRDVSISLDIAASDLYSDGQYHLPLDGKSYTSKEFLALMLDWCERYPVLSIEDPFADTDFAAWKAFTHKVGDRIQIIGDDLFTTNISRIEQGITEKLANSVLIKLNQIGTVSETLKAIEVTQNAGWLPVVSARSGETEDAFISHLAVATNAGQLKVGSFTRSERMVKWNEVIRIERALSGHSEFVGGSIFQQLKQLEPA, via the coding sequence ATGAAAATTATAAACGTTGATGCCTACCAAATTTTTGACTCGCGAGGCCTTCCAACCGTTGAGGCAGTGGTAGAGCTTGATTCAGGCATATGCGGTGTTGGGCTTGTCCCGTCCGGGGCTTCAACGGGGCAGTTTGAGGCACTTGAGCTAAGAGATGGCGACGCTTCTCGTTTTCAGGGGAAGTCAGTGTATCAAGCAATTGCGAATATCAAGACAGAACTTGCACCAGCGCTTGCTGGAAAGGAGGTAAGTCAACAAGCCATGCTTGACCAAATTATGTGTGAAGTCGATGGTACGGCGAATAAATCCCGGCTGGGAGCGAATGCTATTCTGGCAGTGTCACTGGCTATAGCCGATGCTAATGCCAAAGCTCAAGGCTTGCCACTGTTTAAGACGCTCGCACCAACGTGTTCAGCCAACTTGCTTCCTTTGCCAGAAATACAGCTAGTGGGTGGCGGCGCGCATGCTCAGTGGCGGACAGACATTCAAGACTTTTTGATCATCGTTAATGGTGCTAAGAGCTACAATGAGACCCTTGAGGTCACTTCTAATATCTATCGTACTGCAGAAGGTATGCTCAAACAGCGAGGGTTACTAGCGGGTGCTGCCGATGAGGGAGGCTTTTGGCCGACGTTTGATAGTCACGAAGCCATTTTTGAGTTTGTTGTTGAAGCGATTCAGCAGGCGGGTTATCAGCCAGGACGTGATGTCTCAATTTCACTCGATATCGCTGCAAGCGACCTTTACTCTGATGGTCAATACCACTTACCGCTCGATGGAAAGAGTTACACTTCTAAAGAATTTTTAGCGTTGATGCTGGATTGGTGTGAACGTTATCCAGTGCTATCAATTGAAGATCCGTTTGCGGATACCGATTTTGCAGCTTGGAAGGCCTTCACGCATAAGGTGGGTGATAGAATACAAATTATCGGAGATGATTTATTTACCACCAATATCTCTCGGATCGAACAAGGGATCACGGAGAAGCTCGCCAACAGCGTGCTTATCAAACTCAATCAGATTGGCACTGTCTCAGAGACGCTAAAAGCGATCGAAGTGACTCAGAATGCAGGTTGGTTACCTGTTGTATCAGCTCGCTCTGGTGAGACAGAAGACGCATTTATCAGTCATTTAGCTGTAGCGACCAATGCAGGTCAGCTAAAGGTGGGCTCGTTTACTCGCAGTGAACGAATGGTGAAATGGAATGAAGTGATTCGTATTGAACGTGCGTTATCAGGTCACAGTGAGTTTGTTGGTGGCTCAATCTTTCAACAATTGAAACAACTAGAACCCGCTTAA